In the genome of Hymenobacter cellulosivorans, one region contains:
- a CDS encoding alpha/beta hydrolase family protein, which produces MAPVTSVVAGGEPTPLSGQWKGPLKVPGGSLELILTIVPLTGGSYYAALDVPKQRVSRMPVDMTLTNSDVLLKIEQAGSRFTGKLSKDRKSMTGTWEQPGLKQEVKFEQGAAAVVSAPTFKPAQPYKTEQVIITNDKTDLCLGATITTPNGNGPFPAVVLVSDSGPQDRDAAQQEDYRMFAILADYLARHGMAVLRYDDRGVGKSGGRYAAATTADLMTDAETAMNYLRSRPRIDKRNVGMIGHGEGANIALLAAAEAKGPDFVVSLAGYGMPGREVLRRQQVEIMRMIGGNATQVDAALKLHDKMISIIRQTPNSNQARGKLAAMIRMSNVDIDPTMARARAAQLTSPWYRYYLDFDPKVKLPAVKCPVLALNGVEDLQVGATKNLALLSKGLKAGGNRHVKTVKIAGVNHAFQPDESQWPLINGEQQPNFSPKALALMQTWLEENTKPGPIINTPRSNPKSDVKKVSKPTAQN; this is translated from the coding sequence TTGGCCCCGGTTACCAGCGTGGTGGCGGGTGGGGAGCCCACGCCACTTAGTGGGCAGTGGAAAGGGCCGCTGAAGGTTCCGGGCGGGAGCCTAGAGCTTATTCTGACCATCGTACCCCTAACCGGCGGCTCGTATTACGCGGCCTTGGACGTGCCCAAGCAGCGCGTAAGCCGCATGCCGGTAGACATGACGCTGACCAACAGCGACGTGCTCCTCAAGATTGAGCAGGCTGGCAGCCGCTTCACCGGCAAGCTGAGCAAAGACCGGAAGTCGATGACGGGCACCTGGGAGCAGCCGGGCCTGAAGCAGGAAGTGAAGTTTGAGCAGGGTGCGGCAGCCGTTGTCAGTGCCCCTACCTTCAAGCCAGCCCAGCCCTACAAGACCGAACAGGTAATCATTACCAACGACAAGACCGACTTGTGCCTGGGCGCTACCATTACCACGCCCAACGGTAACGGGCCCTTCCCGGCCGTGGTGCTGGTGTCAGACTCGGGCCCGCAGGACCGCGACGCGGCCCAGCAGGAAGATTACCGCATGTTTGCCATTCTGGCCGACTACCTAGCCCGCCACGGCATGGCCGTGCTGCGCTACGACGACCGGGGCGTGGGCAAGTCGGGCGGCCGGTACGCGGCAGCTACTACGGCCGACCTGATGACGGATGCCGAAACGGCCATGAACTACCTCCGCTCCCGCCCCCGGATTGACAAAAGAAATGTGGGCATGATTGGCCACGGTGAAGGCGCCAACATTGCCCTGCTAGCTGCGGCCGAGGCCAAAGGTCCTGATTTCGTAGTGTCTTTGGCCGGTTATGGCATGCCCGGCCGCGAGGTACTGCGCCGGCAGCAGGTTGAAATCATGCGCATGATTGGCGGCAACGCCACCCAGGTCGATGCGGCCCTGAAGCTGCACGACAAGATGATCAGCATTATCCGCCAGACGCCGAACAGCAACCAGGCCCGGGGCAAGCTTGCAGCCATGATTCGGATGAGCAACGTCGATATTGACCCCACCATGGCCCGGGCCCGGGCGGCCCAGCTCACCTCGCCCTGGTACCGCTACTACCTCGACTTCGACCCGAAAGTGAAGCTGCCCGCCGTGAAATGCCCGGTGCTGGCTCTCAACGGTGTAGAAGACCTGCAGGTAGGTGCCACCAAGAACCTAGCCCTGCTAAGCAAAGGCCTAAAGGCCGGCGGCAACCGGCACGTGAAAACGGTGAAAATTGCGGGCGTCAACCACGCCTTCCAGCCCGACGAGTCGCAATGGCCCCTCATAAATGGGGAACAGCAGCCTAACTTCTCGCCCAAGGCCCTGGCCCTGATGCAAACCTGGCTGGAAGAGAATACAAAGCCTGGTCCCATTATCAACACGCCACGCTCGAACCCCAAGTCGGACGTGAAGAAAGTTTCCAAACCCACGGCCCAGAATTAA
- a CDS encoding FecR family protein — translation MLHPEAEAPWDLLAKHLAGEATPGELEQLRTWVSADPKRLGLLTDATRAWERTGAATVADLFSDADVEAAWQRFRPKMTGAKPAAETQPPLRVVRSERATSTSAEAEQEAKIIPLRPNPLPSLLRIAATILLLIGVVYAMQNYRRELLPTPPVAVSAGSQKRLVALPDGSKVWLNKHSTLEYAADFSGGSGREVKLTGEAFFEVQKDPENPFTVLSAESRTRVLGTSFNVRAYAAEDSVEVSVVTGKVAFASRSTHQDSVLLTPGMRGVLLTSAAANVPVSVRQTATADANFRAWQTDELVFDNTSLAQVIRTLRTTFGTTITVADRDLLKCRFTGTFRQPNPAEVLQVVSVATNATLAGDALNGYILGGKGCE, via the coding sequence ATGCTCCACCCCGAAGCTGAGGCGCCCTGGGATTTGCTGGCCAAACACTTGGCTGGCGAAGCCACGCCCGGTGAGTTGGAGCAGCTGCGCACCTGGGTTTCGGCCGACCCCAAGCGCCTGGGCCTGCTCACCGACGCCACCCGGGCCTGGGAGCGGACCGGCGCGGCCACCGTCGCCGACTTGTTTAGCGACGCGGATGTGGAAGCAGCCTGGCAACGGTTCCGGCCGAAAATGACCGGGGCCAAACCCGCCGCCGAAACCCAACCACCACTACGAGTAGTGCGCTCAGAGCGGGCCACTTCCACCTCCGCCGAGGCCGAGCAGGAAGCCAAAATCATTCCGCTGCGGCCCAATCCGCTACCTTCCCTGTTGCGCATTGCGGCCACTATTCTGCTGCTAATAGGGGTGGTGTACGCCATGCAGAACTACCGGCGCGAACTGCTGCCCACCCCGCCCGTGGCCGTATCGGCGGGCTCCCAGAAGCGCCTGGTAGCCCTGCCTGACGGCAGCAAAGTCTGGCTCAACAAGCACTCGACGCTGGAATACGCCGCCGACTTTAGCGGGGGCAGCGGCCGGGAAGTAAAACTCACCGGCGAAGCCTTCTTCGAGGTGCAGAAAGACCCCGAGAATCCCTTCACGGTACTCAGCGCGGAGTCGCGCACCCGGGTGCTGGGCACCTCGTTCAACGTGCGCGCCTATGCGGCCGAAGACTCGGTGGAAGTGTCGGTGGTGACGGGCAAGGTGGCCTTTGCCAGCCGTTCCACCCACCAGGATTCAGTGCTGCTCACGCCGGGTATGCGGGGCGTGCTGCTGACGTCGGCGGCGGCCAACGTGCCGGTGTCGGTGCGGCAGACGGCCACCGCCGACGCCAACTTCCGGGCCTGGCAAACCGATGAGCTGGTGTTCGACAATACTTCCCTGGCGCAGGTCATCCGGACGCTGCGCACTACCTTCGGCACCACCATCACCGTGGCTGACAGAGACCTGCTCAAATGCCGCTTCACGGGTACATTCCGCCAGCCCAACCCGGCGGAGGTGCTGCAAGTGGTAAGCGTAGCGACTAATGCCACGCTGGCCGGCGACGCCCTCAACGGCTACATCCTCGGCGGCAAAGGCTGCGAGTAA
- a CDS encoding STN domain-containing protein, with the protein MRYLFALMVGLWLLGSPAGAQPPLLARRVSVQATNAPLQQVLRDIAHQSGVSFSYSSTFIPLQKRVTLHMASPQPVSHVLQQLFQGQGVSYQVIGGQVVLWRTGERPPLGASKPSRPVTERTPSKAAATGQTGTGTSSKGSPRATLAEKDAKRPGPASYKSLAVRPTSSVTASTQRVAGPKPVALSTAPAKSVPPPVVAPPAPLTPAASSADTTAPATASVLARLRQKAKAAAQAATGALARTGRTVGTGAKAVLDTMVVATTELKEPLRKGARLLSASARRDSLTSRAIAVQSGLPGRDTVLDELPVKPTVARHTYDRHNWQVGFVTPLSSNWLRSGRSINRFSLNALAGYSAGVRGVELGGLANVVRDTVQGFQAAGLLNVTGTEVQGFQAAGLLNVTGGSVRGAQAAGLVNLVRDDARGLQLAGLVNIVGGAARSRQNDGRPARARRLLGLPRLLATDSAAQYLGAPSAMSLPGPLVQAAGLVNLTGTDIRGLQTAPILNSARRVQGLQLGLINVAKHVKGVQLGLINVADSVDGVALGLINIVRHGYLHGEVWASETLPLNAALKLGVRRYYTILSAAAQPFESRVHWATGFGIGTASRQHGRFSWNLDLLDWYLLKQPGTEGSLLSYTQLRPSLVWQIEPQGRLGLVVSPTLNLGLYENDGNGTNSKFGKNQLLILDANSGSTPVRLWLGGQIGLRF; encoded by the coding sequence ATGCGGTATTTATTCGCTCTTATGGTCGGCCTGTGGCTGCTGGGAAGCCCTGCCGGGGCTCAGCCGCCCTTGTTGGCCCGACGGGTGAGCGTGCAAGCCACTAATGCGCCTTTGCAGCAGGTATTGCGGGATATTGCGCACCAGAGCGGCGTGTCGTTCAGCTATAGCAGCACGTTTATTCCCCTGCAAAAGCGCGTCACCCTGCACATGGCCAGCCCCCAGCCGGTAAGCCATGTGCTCCAGCAGCTTTTCCAGGGGCAAGGCGTTTCTTACCAGGTTATCGGCGGCCAGGTAGTGCTGTGGCGCACGGGTGAGCGGCCGCCGCTGGGAGCATCGAAGCCAAGCAGGCCCGTAACGGAGCGTACCCCGTCCAAAGCCGCAGCTACCGGCCAAACCGGCACTGGAACCAGCAGTAAGGGCAGCCCCCGGGCCACCCTAGCAGAAAAGGATGCCAAACGCCCAGGCCCAGCCAGCTACAAGAGCCTGGCGGTGAGGCCTACATCCAGCGTTACGGCCAGCACGCAGCGGGTAGCAGGGCCGAAGCCGGTGGCGCTGAGTACGGCTCCGGCCAAGTCCGTGCCCCCGCCGGTAGTAGCGCCTCCCGCGCCCCTTACACCTGCCGCCAGCTCCGCTGATACGACTGCTCCCGCAACGGCCTCTGTGCTGGCCCGGCTGCGGCAAAAAGCCAAAGCTGCAGCCCAGGCTGCCACTGGAGCCCTGGCGCGCACAGGCCGTACCGTGGGCACCGGCGCCAAGGCAGTGCTGGATACGATGGTCGTGGCAACCACCGAATTGAAGGAGCCGCTCCGCAAAGGGGCCCGCCTGTTGTCGGCCTCCGCCCGGCGCGACTCCCTGACTAGCCGGGCCATAGCGGTGCAGAGCGGGCTGCCGGGCCGGGATACGGTGCTGGACGAGCTGCCCGTGAAGCCCACGGTAGCGCGCCACACCTACGACCGGCACAACTGGCAGGTAGGCTTCGTAACGCCGCTGAGCTCCAACTGGCTGCGCAGTGGGCGCAGTATCAACCGGTTTTCCCTGAACGCGCTAGCTGGCTACTCAGCTGGCGTGCGTGGAGTGGAACTGGGCGGCCTAGCCAACGTGGTGCGCGACACCGTGCAAGGCTTTCAGGCGGCCGGTTTGCTCAACGTGACCGGTACCGAAGTGCAGGGCTTTCAGGCCGCGGGCTTGCTCAACGTGACGGGCGGCTCGGTACGGGGAGCGCAGGCTGCGGGGCTGGTAAACCTGGTGCGCGATGATGCCCGGGGCCTACAGCTGGCAGGCCTGGTTAATATCGTGGGTGGGGCGGCCCGCTCCCGGCAAAACGACGGCCGGCCGGCCCGGGCCCGCCGCCTGCTGGGCCTGCCCCGCCTGCTGGCCACCGACTCAGCGGCTCAGTACCTGGGAGCACCCAGCGCCATGTCCTTGCCCGGACCTTTGGTGCAGGCGGCCGGCCTCGTCAACCTAACCGGTACCGACATTCGTGGGCTGCAAACGGCGCCGATACTGAACTCGGCCCGGCGCGTTCAGGGCCTGCAGCTGGGGCTGATTAACGTAGCTAAGCACGTCAAAGGCGTCCAGCTTGGCCTCATCAACGTGGCCGACTCGGTAGATGGCGTGGCGCTGGGGCTCATCAACATCGTGCGGCACGGCTACCTGCACGGGGAGGTATGGGCCAGTGAAACCCTGCCCTTGAATGCGGCCCTGAAGCTGGGCGTAAGGCGCTACTACACGATTCTGTCCGCGGCGGCGCAGCCCTTTGAAAGCCGGGTACACTGGGCCACCGGCTTTGGCATTGGTACGGCTAGCCGGCAGCACGGGCGCTTCAGCTGGAATCTGGATTTGCTCGATTGGTACCTGCTCAAGCAACCTGGTACGGAAGGCTCGCTGCTTTCCTACACCCAGCTGCGGCCTTCGCTCGTCTGGCAGATTGAGCCTCAAGGCCGGCTAGGTTTGGTGGTTTCGCCCACGCTCAATTTGGGCTTGTATGAAAACGACGGTAATGGTACTAACTCAAAATTTGGCAAAAACCAGCTGCTAATTCTGGATGCCAATTCAGGCTCTACGCCCGTACGCCTGTGGTTAGGTGGGCAAATTGGACTGCGGTTTTAA
- the uvrA gene encoding excinuclease ABC subunit UvrA, giving the protein MAQDSLQVAAPAADPIDQLDPREFILIKNARVHNLKNLSVALPRNKFIVVTGLSGSGKSSLAFDTLYAEGQRMYVESLSSYARQFLGRMDKPDVDYIRGISPAIAIEQKVSIKNNRSTVGTSTEIYDYLKLLFARVGRTFSPVSGEQVRKDTVADVVDYLFKLEDGARATILAPLLPSEEGRPMSKELDLLLQKGYSRVVVNGDETAFIEDLIGEGKPEVKGEVYIMIDRAVIRPGDEDLQFRLSDSVQTAFFEGHGTCLIRLDNETRTFSDRFELDGMVFEEPNVNFFSFNNPYGACQTCEGFGSVLGIDEDLVIPDKSLTVYEGAIAPWRTDKQSEWLKPLLKNGIRFDFPIHRPYNELSEAERTLLWKGNKYFEGLDQYFKWVATQTHKIQYRVLQSRYRGRTTCPDCRGTRLRKDAQYVKIQDQSITDIVLLPISKALDFFENLTLTEHEMKVAERLSTEITNRLGYLNRVGLGYLTLNRLSSTLSGGESQRISLATSLGSALVGSMYILDEPSIGLHPKDAEQLIGVLRSLQKLGNTVIVVEHEEKMMEEADQIIDIGPEAGSGGGNLMFQGTYPEILKNTTTYTGQYLSGKMEVKVPQIRRPWRNALEVTGARENNLKNVSAKFPLGVMTVVTGVSGSGKSTLVKRILAPAVAKQLGGGAGEATGKFDRLMGVQGQVSHVEFVDQNPIGKSSRSNPVTYVKAYDAIRTLFSDQPLAKARGLKPSHFSFNIEGGRCEVCQGEGQVKIEMQFMADIYLTCESCGGRKFKQDILDVKFQDKGIDDVLEMTVADAVEFFKGQPKVAERLKPLDDVGLGYIRLGQSANTLSGGEAQRVKLASFLTKGATLQQDKILFIFDEPSTGLHFHDIAKLLKALNALIEQGNSVLIIEHNMDIIKCADWIIDLGPEGGTNGGHLLFEGTPEDMLAHKETNHTARFLAEKL; this is encoded by the coding sequence ATGGCCCAAGATTCTTTACAAGTAGCCGCCCCCGCGGCCGACCCGATTGACCAGCTCGACCCGCGCGAGTTCATTCTGATCAAGAATGCCCGGGTGCACAACCTCAAAAACCTCAGCGTGGCCTTGCCGCGCAACAAGTTTATCGTCGTCACGGGCTTGTCGGGCTCGGGCAAGTCGAGCCTGGCGTTCGATACGCTCTACGCCGAGGGGCAGCGCATGTACGTGGAGAGTTTGAGCTCCTACGCCCGCCAGTTTCTGGGCCGCATGGACAAGCCCGACGTGGACTATATCCGCGGTATTTCGCCGGCTATTGCCATTGAGCAGAAGGTCAGCATCAAGAACAACCGCTCCACCGTCGGGACCAGCACCGAAATCTACGACTACCTTAAGCTGCTCTTTGCCCGCGTGGGCCGCACGTTTTCGCCCGTCAGCGGCGAGCAGGTGCGCAAAGACACCGTGGCCGACGTAGTCGACTACCTGTTTAAGCTGGAAGATGGGGCCCGCGCCACCATTCTGGCCCCGCTATTGCCCTCCGAGGAAGGCCGGCCGATGAGCAAGGAGTTGGATTTGCTGTTGCAAAAGGGCTACAGCCGGGTGGTCGTCAACGGCGACGAAACCGCCTTTATCGAAGACCTGATTGGTGAAGGCAAGCCCGAAGTAAAGGGCGAGGTCTACATCATGATTGACCGGGCCGTGATTCGCCCCGGCGACGAAGACCTGCAGTTCCGCCTTTCCGACTCGGTGCAAACCGCGTTTTTTGAGGGCCACGGTACCTGCCTGATCCGCCTGGATAACGAAACCCGCACTTTCTCCGACCGGTTTGAGCTCGACGGTATGGTGTTCGAGGAGCCCAACGTCAACTTCTTCTCCTTCAACAACCCCTACGGCGCCTGCCAGACCTGCGAAGGGTTCGGCTCGGTGCTGGGCATTGACGAAGACCTGGTTATCCCGGACAAGAGCCTGACGGTGTACGAGGGTGCCATTGCCCCTTGGCGCACCGACAAGCAGAGCGAATGGCTCAAGCCCTTGCTCAAAAATGGCATCCGCTTCGACTTCCCCATTCACCGGCCCTATAATGAGCTGAGCGAAGCCGAGCGGACCCTACTCTGGAAGGGCAACAAGTACTTCGAGGGCCTCGACCAGTACTTCAAGTGGGTGGCTACTCAAACCCACAAAATCCAGTACCGCGTGCTGCAAAGCCGCTACCGGGGCCGCACCACCTGCCCCGACTGCCGCGGTACCCGCCTGCGCAAAGATGCCCAGTATGTTAAGATTCAGGACCAGAGCATCACCGACATCGTGCTGTTGCCCATCAGCAAGGCGCTTGATTTCTTCGAGAACCTGACGCTGACCGAGCACGAAATGAAAGTGGCCGAGCGCCTGAGCACGGAAATCACCAACCGCCTCGGCTACCTCAACCGCGTGGGCCTGGGCTACCTGACCCTGAACCGCCTGAGCAGCACGCTTTCCGGCGGCGAGAGTCAGCGCATTTCGTTGGCAACTTCGCTCGGTTCGGCTCTGGTGGGTTCCATGTACATTCTCGACGAGCCCAGCATTGGTTTGCACCCCAAGGATGCCGAGCAGCTCATCGGCGTGCTGCGCTCCTTGCAAAAGCTGGGCAACACCGTTATTGTGGTGGAGCACGAGGAGAAAATGATGGAGGAAGCCGACCAGATTATCGACATCGGGCCCGAAGCCGGCAGCGGCGGCGGCAACCTGATGTTCCAGGGCACTTACCCCGAGATTCTCAAGAACACGACTACCTACACTGGCCAGTACCTGAGCGGTAAGATGGAGGTGAAGGTGCCCCAGATCCGGCGGCCCTGGCGCAACGCGCTGGAAGTAACCGGGGCCCGGGAAAACAACCTCAAGAACGTATCGGCCAAGTTCCCGCTGGGCGTCATGACCGTGGTAACCGGTGTGTCGGGCTCGGGCAAGTCTACTTTGGTGAAGCGCATTCTGGCCCCGGCCGTAGCCAAGCAGCTCGGTGGCGGAGCGGGCGAGGCCACTGGCAAGTTCGACCGGCTGATGGGTGTGCAGGGCCAGGTGTCCCACGTCGAGTTTGTTGACCAGAACCCCATTGGCAAGAGCAGCCGCTCCAACCCCGTAACCTATGTCAAGGCCTACGACGCCATCCGGACCCTGTTTTCGGACCAGCCCCTAGCCAAGGCCCGGGGCCTGAAACCTTCCCACTTCAGCTTCAACATCGAAGGTGGCCGCTGCGAAGTGTGCCAGGGCGAAGGCCAGGTCAAGATTGAAATGCAGTTCATGGCTGATATCTACCTGACCTGTGAAAGCTGCGGCGGCCGCAAGTTCAAGCAGGATATCCTGGACGTGAAATTCCAGGACAAGGGCATCGACGACGTGCTGGAAATGACCGTGGCCGACGCCGTGGAATTCTTCAAGGGCCAGCCCAAAGTAGCCGAGCGCCTCAAGCCGCTGGACGACGTGGGCCTGGGCTACATCCGCCTGGGGCAGTCGGCCAACACGCTGTCGGGCGGGGAGGCCCAGCGCGTGAAGCTGGCTTCCTTCCTGACCAAGGGCGCCACGCTGCAGCAGGACAAGATTCTGTTCATCTTCGACGAGCCCAGCACCGGCCTGCACTTCCACGACATTGCCAAGCTGCTCAAGGCCCTCAACGCCCTGATTGAGCAAGGCAACTCGGTCCTCATCATCGAGCACAACATGGACATCATCAAGTGCGCCGACTGGATTATTGACCTCGGCCCCGAGGGCGGTACCAACGGCGGCCACCTGCTGTTCGAAGGCACACCCGAAGACATGCTGGCTCACAAGGAAACCAACCACACGGCCCGCTTCCTGGCCGAAAAGCTGTAA
- a CDS encoding DUF2251 domain-containing protein translates to MILGAEEQIKVGQPEPGQENQLISSTAAGHEFEVMFEDDGETGYLYALRNGDELEILDALHIYNVDDVQDRETPVTVQVFWDVPQTTAALIIAGYCHALYDFERRMGFCRNAFPPAKNGQPGSRELTDELVEKYFAA, encoded by the coding sequence ATGATATTAGGTGCCGAAGAACAAATTAAGGTAGGCCAGCCCGAGCCCGGCCAGGAAAACCAGCTCATCAGCAGCACGGCCGCCGGCCACGAGTTCGAGGTCATGTTCGAGGACGACGGCGAAACCGGCTACCTCTACGCCCTGCGTAACGGCGACGAACTGGAAATCCTCGACGCGCTGCATATCTATAATGTAGATGACGTGCAGGACCGTGAAACGCCCGTGACCGTCCAGGTTTTCTGGGACGTACCCCAAACCACCGCGGCCCTCATTATTGCCGGCTACTGCCACGCTCTCTACGACTTTGAGCGCCGGATGGGCTTTTGCCGCAACGCCTTCCCGCCCGCTAAAAACGGCCAGCCCGGCTCCCGGGAGCTGACCGATGAGCTGGTCGAAAAGTACTTCGCTGCCTAG
- a CDS encoding PepSY-associated TM helix domain-containing protein, protein MTTFKKVVGVLHLWLGLSTGLVVFIVSLTGAIFTFQDEIRDATQASWRKVEVPAQPTEFLLPSRLQAIVKKSHPELKPAFFMYMGPERSTVLYSTDKQGEYFATALNPYTGRELGHLDLHRDFFSIIQDLHMYLLLPVEIGHWVVGISVLVFVVMLVTGIILWWPKRKTDRKRSFTIKWGARWRRVNYDLHNVLGFYAASIALILALTGLMMSFEWVMKSVYFVSNAGQDYPTEKTPPTVDTLQVAMATTQPVADVYYQQIRRSSPTAKMIFLGLPASPKQPVYSIAYERALYYYHRDEYYFHPVSGQLLKSIPHASKSNGQKVADVNYDLHTGQVLGLGGKTLAFLGSLISASLPVTGFMVWWGRRKKPKKQRGREMAVAQPA, encoded by the coding sequence ATGACCACCTTCAAAAAAGTCGTCGGCGTACTGCACCTCTGGCTCGGGCTTTCCACCGGGCTTGTGGTGTTTATTGTGAGTTTGACCGGGGCCATTTTCACGTTTCAGGACGAAATCCGGGATGCTACTCAGGCCTCGTGGCGCAAGGTGGAGGTGCCGGCCCAGCCGACTGAATTTCTGCTACCCTCGCGTTTGCAGGCCATAGTTAAGAAAAGCCATCCGGAGCTAAAGCCGGCTTTCTTCATGTACATGGGTCCGGAACGGTCGACGGTGCTCTACAGCACCGACAAGCAGGGCGAGTATTTTGCCACCGCGCTGAATCCTTATACCGGACGGGAATTAGGTCACCTCGACCTGCACCGCGACTTCTTCAGCATCATCCAGGACCTGCACATGTATTTGCTGCTGCCCGTCGAAATCGGCCATTGGGTGGTGGGCATATCGGTACTGGTATTCGTGGTAATGCTCGTTACGGGCATTATTCTGTGGTGGCCCAAGCGCAAAACCGACCGGAAACGCAGCTTTACCATCAAGTGGGGCGCCCGGTGGCGGCGGGTGAATTACGATTTGCACAACGTACTGGGCTTTTACGCCGCCAGCATTGCCCTAATTCTGGCTTTGACCGGGCTGATGATGAGCTTTGAGTGGGTAATGAAGTCAGTATATTTCGTAAGCAACGCCGGCCAGGATTACCCCACGGAGAAAACCCCACCGACCGTAGATACCCTGCAAGTCGCTATGGCCACTACCCAGCCCGTGGCCGACGTCTACTACCAGCAGATTCGCCGCAGCTCCCCCACGGCGAAAATGATTTTCCTGGGTTTGCCCGCTTCGCCCAAGCAGCCAGTGTACAGCATTGCCTACGAGCGGGCCTTGTACTACTACCACCGCGACGAATACTACTTCCACCCGGTGTCGGGGCAGCTGCTCAAAAGCATTCCGCACGCAAGCAAGAGCAACGGGCAGAAGGTGGCCGACGTGAACTACGACCTACACACGGGCCAGGTGCTGGGCCTGGGCGGCAAAACCCTAGCTTTCCTGGGCAGCCTGATTTCGGCCAGCCTGCCCGTGACGGGCTTTATGGTGTGGTGGGGCCGGCGCAAGAAACCCAAGAAGCAGCGCGGCCGGGAAATGGCCGTGGCCCAACCAGCCTAA
- a CDS encoding DUF4249 domain-containing protein codes for MKRIAAFLFAAGLLSLSSCVDVVDVKIPEGKPLLAVEGEITDQPGPYYVTLTKTAPYFDEAELPRVTGAVLTLEDSEGNRETLKEISPGRYATSTLRGKIGNQYVLTIKAEGEEYRAETEIRRTPEIDSIRAEYRAKSPTDDEGYYILYYGEELPGVGDYYRFTVYHNGRQLNQPGDLIVTNDEMVDGKYINGVELTDEEGAGGVPFKKGDKVRVETMSIPRDYFYFLNEMETQINNVGLFATPPANVRTNVRNVQPGSEKVAVGYFAGHTLRADSLVIE; via the coding sequence ATGAAACGTATAGCTGCTTTTCTGTTTGCCGCCGGCCTGCTTTCCCTTTCCAGCTGCGTTGATGTAGTCGACGTAAAAATTCCCGAAGGCAAGCCCCTGCTGGCCGTCGAAGGGGAAATCACCGACCAGCCCGGCCCATACTACGTCACGCTCACCAAGACGGCTCCTTACTTCGACGAGGCCGAGTTACCCCGCGTAACCGGCGCCGTGCTGACGCTGGAAGACAGTGAGGGCAACCGCGAAACGCTGAAGGAAATCAGCCCGGGCCGCTACGCTACCAGCACGCTGCGGGGTAAAATCGGCAACCAGTACGTGCTGACCATTAAGGCCGAAGGGGAGGAATACCGGGCCGAAACCGAAATCCGCCGCACGCCCGAAATCGACAGTATCCGGGCCGAGTACCGGGCCAAGTCGCCGACCGACGACGAGGGTTACTACATCCTCTACTACGGCGAGGAACTGCCCGGCGTGGGCGACTACTACCGGTTTACGGTGTACCACAACGGCCGGCAGCTCAACCAGCCCGGCGACCTGATTGTGACCAACGACGAAATGGTGGACGGCAAGTACATCAACGGCGTGGAGCTGACCGACGAGGAAGGCGCGGGCGGCGTTCCGTTCAAAAAGGGCGACAAAGTGCGCGTCGAAACCATGTCCATTCCGCGCGACTATTTTTACTTCCTGAACGAAATGGAAACCCAAATCAACAACGTGGGCTTGTTTGCCACTCCGCCGGCCAACGTGCGTACCAACGTCCGCAACGTGCAGCCCGGCTCCGAGAAAGTTGCGGTGGGCTACTTCGCCGGCCACACCCTGCGCGCCGATTCCTTGGTGATTGAGTAG